The following proteins come from a genomic window of Solwaraspora sp. WMMA2065:
- a CDS encoding M48 family metallopeptidase, whose translation MASTEADAQAAPGEPGQSRAANLYRVPAATTTLFALLVLAVLATAGLIYTSIYTSVPTKGQQLWASVILCKAAEPILARDPDSLNGNEVTWYTDALHRSSLCVAPEWRDEILWAVYGNMLLFAVAVLMYWTYPWFLIRLRGLRKLAPDGPYRQVHGDLVELSEQAGLSSPPTFMLGAGKDVNGQAFGRLGRYYVRLDAGLLDLHGNGRDRERFDAVVLHELGHLYHRDVNKTYLTVTIWWSYVAVAALPLLVLTVHPGILSTPLDWQGPSAGTIGKLAVLLALTVFVLLSRNAVLRARETYADMRVVACGGPVNALRNVIETQQWPLLRGMLSRHPHPTDRVKAVNDPDTMRVRPRLWETATAGFAAAVIAVNLQVLVPTAFPEYPVLSATLAGLICVPAVVGPLGVAVWRATVAARLRTSRGVSGSGGTGRPRWWHIASPAMALTAGFLLGEQTTLISSNRFSLLQWRYLGAVLLLLVGALAVAGWMAAAMHTIGVGTTAARRWSAPLLISTATLAAAPWTALWVAFRDNDALLDVGLYDAPIADVGWYNLLIRWSDIQSGPLHYIAKTPLVLPGLTLLWLVPWLLSRHSGHGAGVRPHPPVRLRPAVITSLVVAAAVALVCLSIAVATGVLLPDEVSDSVGYSVGIFLLAYHTVASMGVACAVGVVTVRARRHWALLVPFTLCLAGVLATLAADAVALPVARCINLAGSADRFVLSCASPLPSDVSLEAYRFHLTIVEGAVLAIPAIMVATAIARIRLLWRARPRRQPEHHATGPDGGPARVPAPREDTADQHPTRTGGAPPELAQPRSDEADHPGQEASTPTRRHHRIPGAPAVGVAILATVTIALTILQAPDLSRTWLGEVLNSKPNRPGVTAKLASVDSCLVGTWRETSRVAYRHIDGTGVWLRSKGRVYEFRDNGTGIIDYGMGVTETGTLHGKPVTVTRTGRVTFWYETRDRMISYSHSAGDGTIIISVAGAVQQRSSLHTDTDTGTGTDTEHYSCLSDDTMRLHTTSTHTNDMRRLSRTPIHAPVPTTPAGDQNCLIGTWTETNHVKYFEGDPTPWTNFGVVRQFKADGTGTVDFGAGSPRSAVRDGLKWQFVITGKSTFRYRTSNGKIVYSEVSGHGSATLIVDAVIRSQDDYQVTEFDPNTYVCQGDTMRLSGPSYSVDLRREP comes from the coding sequence ATGGCCAGCACCGAGGCGGACGCCCAGGCCGCGCCGGGGGAACCCGGGCAGTCGCGGGCGGCCAACCTGTATCGGGTGCCCGCGGCGACCACGACGCTGTTCGCCCTGCTGGTTCTGGCCGTACTGGCGACGGCCGGCCTCATCTACACCAGCATCTACACGTCGGTGCCGACCAAAGGCCAGCAGCTTTGGGCGTCAGTGATCCTCTGCAAGGCGGCCGAGCCGATCCTCGCGCGTGACCCCGACAGCCTCAACGGCAACGAGGTCACCTGGTACACCGACGCGCTGCACCGCTCCAGCCTGTGCGTGGCGCCGGAGTGGCGCGACGAGATCTTGTGGGCCGTCTACGGCAACATGCTGCTGTTCGCCGTGGCGGTGCTCATGTACTGGACCTACCCGTGGTTTCTGATTCGCCTTCGCGGCCTGCGCAAGCTTGCGCCGGACGGGCCGTACCGGCAGGTGCATGGCGACCTCGTCGAGCTCAGCGAACAGGCTGGTCTGTCCTCTCCGCCCACCTTCATGCTGGGCGCGGGTAAGGACGTCAACGGCCAAGCCTTCGGCCGGCTCGGCCGCTACTACGTACGGCTCGATGCCGGGCTGCTCGATCTGCACGGTAATGGTAGGGACAGGGAACGCTTCGACGCGGTCGTGCTGCACGAGCTGGGCCACCTGTACCACCGCGACGTGAACAAGACCTACCTGACAGTGACGATATGGTGGTCCTACGTCGCGGTGGCGGCGCTGCCCCTGCTGGTGCTCACCGTACATCCGGGCATCCTGTCCACCCCGCTGGACTGGCAGGGACCCTCAGCGGGGACGATCGGCAAGTTGGCTGTGCTGCTCGCGCTGACCGTGTTTGTGCTGCTCAGCCGAAACGCCGTGCTGCGGGCGCGGGAGACCTACGCGGACATGCGTGTGGTCGCCTGCGGTGGCCCCGTCAACGCGCTCCGCAACGTGATCGAGACTCAGCAGTGGCCGCTGCTGCGTGGCATGTTGTCCCGTCACCCGCACCCGACCGACCGGGTAAAGGCCGTCAACGACCCGGACACGATGCGGGTACGGCCGCGGCTGTGGGAGACCGCCACCGCCGGATTCGCCGCCGCCGTGATCGCGGTGAATCTTCAGGTCCTGGTGCCGACCGCGTTCCCCGAGTACCCGGTGTTGAGCGCGACGCTCGCCGGGCTGATCTGCGTGCCGGCTGTCGTGGGGCCACTCGGTGTGGCGGTATGGCGAGCCACCGTCGCCGCGCGGCTACGCACCAGCCGCGGCGTGTCCGGGTCGGGCGGCACCGGGCGGCCACGCTGGTGGCACATCGCGTCGCCCGCCATGGCGCTGACCGCCGGGTTCCTGCTCGGCGAGCAGACAACCCTCATTTCGTCCAACCGGTTCAGCCTGCTGCAGTGGCGCTACCTGGGCGCCGTCCTACTTCTGCTCGTCGGCGCCCTCGCGGTCGCAGGGTGGATGGCCGCCGCGATGCACACCATCGGCGTGGGCACCACCGCCGCTCGGCGATGGTCGGCACCGCTGCTGATCAGCACGGCGACCCTCGCCGCAGCCCCATGGACGGCGCTGTGGGTCGCCTTCCGCGACAATGACGCATTGCTCGATGTGGGGCTATATGACGCTCCTATTGCGGACGTCGGCTGGTACAACCTACTCATCCGCTGGTCCGACATTCAGTCCGGCCCACTGCACTACATAGCGAAGACCCCGCTGGTGCTGCCGGGGTTGACGCTGCTGTGGCTGGTGCCGTGGCTACTCAGCCGCCATAGCGGGCACGGCGCCGGTGTCCGGCCACACCCACCGGTCAGGCTGCGGCCCGCCGTCATCACCTCCCTGGTCGTCGCCGCCGCCGTTGCACTAGTCTGCCTCTCGATCGCCGTGGCCACGGGCGTCCTGCTGCCCGACGAGGTCAGCGACAGCGTCGGCTACAGCGTCGGCATCTTCCTGCTCGCCTACCACACCGTGGCCAGCATGGGCGTCGCCTGCGCCGTCGGTGTGGTCACCGTCCGGGCCCGCCGGCACTGGGCGTTGCTGGTGCCGTTCACGCTGTGCCTGGCCGGTGTGCTGGCCACTCTGGCGGCCGACGCAGTCGCGCTTCCGGTCGCCCGCTGCATCAACCTGGCCGGCTCGGCCGACCGGTTCGTTCTCAGCTGTGCCTCTCCACTGCCATCCGACGTTTCGTTGGAGGCGTACCGGTTCCACCTGACCATCGTCGAAGGCGCGGTGCTGGCCATCCCAGCCATCATGGTCGCGACCGCTATCGCCAGAATCCGCTTGCTGTGGCGGGCGAGGCCGCGACGGCAGCCCGAGCATCACGCCACCGGACCAGATGGAGGCCCGGCACGGGTGCCCGCCCCGCGCGAGGACACCGCCGACCAGCACCCGACACGCACTGGCGGCGCTCCACCCGAGCTGGCTCAGCCACGAAGCGATGAGGCCGATCATCCAGGGCAGGAGGCATCGACCCCCACCCGCCGACATCACCGCATCCCCGGTGCCCCCGCTGTCGGCGTGGCGATCCTGGCGACTGTGACCATCGCGCTGACCATCCTGCAAGCCCCCGACCTGTCCAGGACCTGGCTCGGCGAGGTCCTCAACTCCAAGCCCAACCGTCCCGGCGTCACGGCGAAGCTGGCGTCAGTCGACTCCTGCCTGGTCGGAACCTGGAGGGAAACCTCGCGCGTCGCCTACCGCCACATCGATGGCACCGGGGTATGGCTGCGTAGCAAGGGTCGGGTCTACGAGTTCCGCGACAATGGCACCGGAATCATCGACTACGGCATGGGCGTAACGGAGACCGGGACGTTGCACGGCAAACCCGTCACAGTCACCAGGACCGGCCGGGTGACGTTCTGGTACGAGACTCGCGACAGAATGATCAGTTACTCCCACTCGGCCGGAGACGGCACGATCATTATCAGTGTCGCCGGCGCGGTCCAGCAGCGCAGCTCGCTGCACACCGACACCGACACCGGCACCGGCACCGACACCGAGCACTACTCCTGCCTATCCGACGACACGATGAGGCTGCACACCACCAGCACGCACACCAACGACATGCGGCGACTCAGCCGCACCCCCATCCACGCTCCCGTCCCGACAACCCCGGCAGGCGACCAAAACTGCCTCATCGGCACCTGGACCGAAACCAACCACGTCAAGTACTTCGAAGGCGATCCCACCCCGTGGACCAACTTCGGGGTGGTGCGGCAGTTCAAGGCCGACGGCACCGGCACAGTCGACTTCGGGGCCGGTAGCCCGAGATCCGCCGTACGAGATGGCCTGAAGTGGCAATTCGTCATCACGGGTAAGAGCACATTTCGATATCGAACCAGCAACGGCAAAATCGTTTATTCGGAAGTTTCCGGACACGGATCAGCCACGCTGATCGTGGACGCCGTCATCAGATCACAGGATGACTACCAGGTGACCGAGTTCGACCCAAACACGTACGTGTGCCAAGGCGACACCATGCGGCTGAGCGGACCTTCCTACTCAGTCGACCTTCGCCGCGAACCCTGA